One Atribacterota bacterium DNA window includes the following coding sequences:
- a CDS encoding DUF4230 domain-containing protein, with translation MSENIISAVIGFVLAFIFFVILWWLFFRPRGTGREIKIYSSIEQLRSVGELVAFKMVTKEIVTASQHWFGEAGKRYLQWLVSTKKMAMIFEFDIDFRYDLRSPDFKIEQKNENQYILKMPRCLYQVHIRDISFYDEQNSKFLPWLLPDLLNRAFGSGFSEEDKNQLKEEAKNQAAQIAEGVVNKLQSEVENSARQTLQTLTKSLGIEKVKIDFSQSKILPSSINANELEENIKKAKESVKQLVNKKEDK, from the coding sequence ATGTCCGAAAATATAATTTCTGCTGTTATTGGATTTGTACTTGCTTTTATTTTTTTTGTAATATTGTGGTGGTTATTTTTTCGACCACGTGGTACCGGCCGGGAAATCAAGATATATTCATCAATTGAACAGCTTCGTTCTGTTGGAGAACTTGTTGCCTTCAAAATGGTAACCAAGGAAATTGTTACTGCTTCTCAGCATTGGTTTGGTGAAGCAGGTAAGAGATATCTACAATGGCTTGTTTCTACTAAAAAAATGGCCATGATTTTTGAATTTGATATTGATTTTCGCTATGATTTACGCAGTCCCGATTTTAAGATTGAACAGAAAAATGAAAATCAGTATATATTAAAAATGCCCCGTTGCCTTTATCAGGTACATATCAGAGATATCAGTTTCTATGATGAACAGAATTCCAAGTTCTTACCCTGGTTGCTGCCTGATTTGTTAAATCGGGCTTTTGGATCTGGTTTCAGTGAAGAAGATAAGAATCAGTTAAAAGAAGAGGCAAAAAATCAGGCAGCCCAGATAGCAGAAGGGGTAGTTAACAAACTGCAGTCTGAAGTGGAAAACTCAGCAAGGCAGACACTGCAAACTTTGACCAAAAGCCTGGGAATAGAGAAAGTAAAGATTGATTTTAGCCAATCAAAAATCCTCCCCAGCAGTATTAATGCCAATGAATTGGAAGAAAATATAAAAAAGGCTAAAGAAAGTGTAAAACAACTGGTTAATAAAAAAGAAGATAAGTAG